CTGAAATGTCTCTTTTGCCATAATACTGGTAGTTAATGTTTTATTAAGCTCTGGATTCTAATATTTCTTTTTCCACGTTGTCGGGTACAGCAGCATACTCGGCAAATTCCATAGAGTATACAGCACGACCCTGAGTGATAGAACGGAGATCGGTTGAGTAACCGAACATTTCTGACAATGGAACCTTGCAAGTAACAACAGAACCTTCATTGTTGTTATCCATTTTACCTATGATACCGCGGCGTCCGTTCAGGTCACCGATTACATCACCCATGTATTCTTCCGGGGTGATTATTTCTACATCCATGATTGGCTCCAGGATGGTTGGTTTTGCTTTTTGGGCTGATCGCCGGAAAGCAAGCTTTGCACACAATTCGAAACTGAACGCATCAGAGTCAACATCGTGGTACGATCCGTCAAAGAGTCGCACACCGATATTCTGTGCAGGATAGTCAGCCTGGATACCGCCTTTCATAGCTTCACGGAATCCTTTTTCAACTGACGGTATGTATTCACGAGGTATATTTCCGCCTACAATTTCGTCAATAAATTTAAAGCCTTGAGTTACGGTAACTTTCTTGTCATCATCCTCATACTCTGAGAAATGATCGATAGGTCCGATTTCAAATTCCATATCGGCAAATTTACCGCGTCCACCGGTTTGCTTCTTGTAGGTTTCGCGATGTTCAACAACACCCTGAATGGTTTCACGGTAGGATACCTGCGGACGTCCTACATTGGCTTCAACTTTAAATTCTCTCTTCAGGCGATCGACAATAATTTCCAGATGAAGTTCGCCCATACCGGCGATGGTTGTCTGGCCTGTCTCTTCGTCGGTTTCAACCTGAAAAGTCGGATCTTCTTCTGCCAACTTGATAAGTCCAGTAGTAAGTTTTTCAGCATCTGCCTTTGATTTGGGCTCAACAGCCAGCTTGATTACCGGCTCAGGGAAAGTAATTTCCTCAAGCAAGATTGGTTCATCAATATCACAAAAGGTATCTCCGGTTCTAACTTCCTTAACACCAACTGCTGCTGCGATATCACCGGCTCGAACTACATCAAGGTCCTTCTTATCATTTGCGTGCATCTCGAGGATACGTCCGACGCGTTCTTTCTTGCCAGTCGTTGAGTTAAAGATATAAGATCCTTTCTCGAGTTCTCCCGAATACACGCGGAAGAAGGTCAGCTTACCCACATAAGGGTCAGACATAATTTTAAAAGCAAGTGCAGAGAATGGCTCTTGCACACTTGGCTTACGTTCCATCTTAACATCATGATCCTCAGGATCCTTACCGGTGATGGCAGGAATATCATAAGGACTCGGCATGTACTTGATTACCTTGTCAAGCAGTGTTTGAACACCTTTATTCTTCAAGGCAGATCCGCACATTACCGGAGTAATAGAACGGTTCAGTGTAGCTTCACGAATGGCATCTTCAATCTCTTCTTCTGTAATCTCTTCATCCATAAGATACTTTTCCATCAGCGTATCGTTATGGTCGGCAATATTTTCGAGCATAATCTTTCTGTACTCGTCAGCCTTATCCTGAAGTTCTTCCGGAATGTCGATTTCTTCGAATTCCATACCAAGTGACTGGTCATCCCAGATGATCCCGCGCATATTAATAAGGTCTACAACCCCGCGGAAATTCTCTTCAGAACCGATTGGAATCTGGATAGGTATTGGATTTGCACCGAGCTTGTCCTTCATCTGCTTAATTACATTGAAGAAGTCTGCACCGGTACGGTCCATTTTATTTACAAAAGCCATGCGAGGCACGTTGTACTTGTTCGCCTGGCGCCAAACCGTTTCCGATTGAGGCTGAACGGCTCCTACCGAACAGAACACACCGATCGCACCGTCAAGAACACGAAGTGAACGCTCTACCTCAACGGTAAAGTCAACGTGTCCCGGTGTATCAATTATGTTGATACGGTGATTTTTCCAGATACAGTGAG
This genomic interval from Halalkalibaculum roseum contains the following:
- the fusA gene encoding elongation factor G, translated to MAEATTKTDPKIIDRIKRTRNIGIMAHIDAGKTTVTERILFYTGITHRMGEVHDGAATMDWMEQEKERGITITSAATHCIWKNHRINIIDTPGHVDFTVEVERSLRVLDGAIGVFCSVGAVQPQSETVWRQANKYNVPRMAFVNKMDRTGADFFNVIKQMKDKLGANPIPIQIPIGSEENFRGVVDLINMRGIIWDDQSLGMEFEEIDIPEELQDKADEYRKIMLENIADHNDTLMEKYLMDEEITEEEIEDAIREATLNRSITPVMCGSALKNKGVQTLLDKVIKYMPSPYDIPAITGKDPEDHDVKMERKPSVQEPFSALAFKIMSDPYVGKLTFFRVYSGELEKGSYIFNSTTGKKERVGRILEMHANDKKDLDVVRAGDIAAAVGVKEVRTGDTFCDIDEPILLEEITFPEPVIKLAVEPKSKADAEKLTTGLIKLAEEDPTFQVETDEETGQTTIAGMGELHLEIIVDRLKREFKVEANVGRPQVSYRETIQGVVEHRETYKKQTGGRGKFADMEFEIGPIDHFSEYEDDDKKVTVTQGFKFIDEIVGGNIPREYIPSVEKGFREAMKGGIQADYPAQNIGVRLFDGSYHDVDSDAFSFELCAKLAFRRSAQKAKPTILEPIMDVEIITPEEYMGDVIGDLNGRRGIIGKMDNNNEGSVVTCKVPLSEMFGYSTDLRSITQGRAVYSMEFAEYAAVPDNVEKEILESRA